Within Enterobacter sp. RHBSTW-00175, the genomic segment CAAATAGCTTGGTGAGCACCATCAGGCTGGAAACTTTGAACAACAACTTTTCACCACGAGATGAAATAGCCACCAAAATACAAATCAAAAATAAACCGTAGAACGGGTTTTCTGAAAGCAAACCGTCGGTGATGCCGAAGGTGTGCAGATACGAGGCGCTATCGTTAGTGATGGCGGTGGAATAGACAAACATCCAAATCACCAGCATCACAAAATAAAGTGCCCCTAATAAAATCCCCCAGTTTTTCCCCAGATAACCGCTAATCACGCTCGGGTAATCTTTGCACTCGGGGGATTCCGCCAGCGTATTAATAAACAGGCGCTGGAACAGATACATGGCCGGATAACCAATAATCGACGAGAGCAAAAAGACCCACAGCCCCATTAACCCCACCTGCACCGGGAGAAAAACGATCCCCGCGCCGATGGCCATCCCGATACTCATAATGACCCAGCCCGTGTCGGTGCTGTCGAATTTAATGGCCTCGCACCATTCGCTTTCACTCATCCCTGCCCGCCTTGCCGCGGGAGAGTCGTTCACAATCACACTGCTATTTGTTGCCGTATCCATAAGGCACTCGCTTATTTTGTAGGGTAAACAGTTATTTTTATAAGGTTCTGCCCACCAGCGATAATGAGCCAGACGTTTGCAGGTGCTTGTTATTAGAGTGAAAAGATCATACCTGGAGAGAGGGAGAAAAAAGTCACAAGTTTTATGTGGCTTTTACGTAATGGGAGGAAAAATTACTTCGATATATGAAAATTAAGTGTGATTTTTCTAAAGGTGATGGGGATCAAGAAATAAAAAACCCGCGCCAGGCGCGGGTCAGAAATCATTCAGCCAATGCATTCGCCATATCGGTTCGAATCTGCTTACGCTGTTCAGGCGTCAGGACCTGGCTTACGTCGAAGTAGTATTTCACGCGGTAGTAGCGGGTCTGTTCTTCAATTTTGCTGAAAGCCGCCAGCTGGCTTTTCACCGTGCTTTCATTCCATTTTCCGGCCTGGAACATGTCGATTAACGCGCCATCTTTCACGCCCGTCATTGGGATTTTAGCGACGTTTTGTTCCAGCGCCTGATGCAGCGATTCAATCTTCTTCACCTGCTCGTTACTGAGCTTCAGGTGCTGTACCAGCGGATCCTGCGAAGGCGACGGTGCGGCTTCAACATTGGCCGCCTGTGCCGTAAAACTGCACACTGCCAGCGATGCAGCAACCAAAGCAATACGGGTCATTTTCATCATCTTACTGTCCTTAAATACTGTTTACGTGGAAAACAGGTGCATTGTTTTTCAAGAGCGGATGAATATGTGTGAATAATTATATAAACAATTTTGTATGTACCGTGCCAGACATCAGAGTTTTCATTACTTTTCTTTTTTATTTTCTCAAACGCAAGATTAGATTGACCAATTTATAATACAAAACAGATAGATACAAAAAAACCAATACATATCGCGAATATAATGGTAATCCTTTTCTGAAATTTCCCCTCATTTAAACACTAACTATTTATCCATAAAAAAAGAGAGGATATCGTTGTGTGCGCCAACACAATGGAGATGTGTTTATGTCATTAAAAGGCTTACGTTTTACGCTGGACGTGGAGGGGCTGCCGGAAACCGCAACCGCCGTCGTCAGCTTCACCCTCTGCCAGAATCTCTCCATCCCCTTTTTACTCCGTGTCGATATCGCCGGGGACCAGACCGGCCTCTCCGGACCGGATTTCCTCGAAAAGAACGCCACACTCACCCTCTGGCAGGGCTCCGTTCCACAGCGCTACCTCCACGGCATCATCACCGGAGTGGAAACACGGGAAAACAACCACTGGCAGATGAACTATCATCTGACGCTTTCTTCCCCGCTCTGGCGCTGCGGCCTGCGTCAGAATTTCCGTATCTTTCAGCAGCAGGATATCCAGGCCATCTCCTCCACCCTGCTCACTGAAAACGGTGTCACTGACTGGGTGCCGTCCTTTTATGAAGCCCATCCGGCACGGGAGTTCTGTGTACAGTACGGGGAGACCGACCTCAGCTTTCTCAGTCGCCTCTGGGCCGAAGAGGGCATTTTCTTCTTCGACTGGCTCCACCCGACCGGTCCCGGACAGAAACTCGTTCTCTGTGATGATGTCGCCGGTCTCTCCTCCCTGGGCTCCCTGCCCTTTAACCCCAATATCCGCGAACCCTCCACGGAATGCATCAGTGAGTTCCGCTACCGGGCGCAGATACGCCCTTCATCAGTGGAAAACCAGGATTACACCTTTAAAACCCCCGGCTGGCCCGGTTACTTCAGCCACCACGCCGAAAACCTGAACGGCCAGCGCAGCCAGTATGAAATCTTCGATTACCCGGGACGCTTCAAGGATGTGCAGCACGGTCAGGACTTTGCCCGCTACCGGGCCGGAGGTTACCGCCGTGATGCTGAGGCAGCGACCTGCGTCACGAACTCCCCGAAACTGTGGCCCGGAAAACGTTTCACCCTGACCGGCCACCCTTCCCCGGCCCTCAACCGGGAATGGCAGGTCACGGGCTGTGTCCTGAAGGGCGAACAGCCTCAGGCCCTGCACGGCAGCCAGGGGGAAGGCACCACGCTCAGAAACACGGTTAACGTCATCCCGGCAGACCGGACCTGGCGTCCCTTCCCGCCACCCAAACCCGCTGTCGATGGTCCGCAGAGCGCCATCGTCACCGGTCCGAAAGGTGAGGAAATCTTCTGTGACGAGCACGGCCGGGTCCGGGTGCGTTTTCACTGGGACCGCTACTGCCCGGGAAACGAGGACAGCTCCTGCTGGATACGGGTATCCCAGGCATGGGCCGGAACCGGCTTCGGCAACCTCGCCATCCCGCGCGTGGGTCAGGAGGTGATAGTCAACTTCCTCAACGGTGACCCGGACCAGCCCATTATCATGGGCCGCACTTATCATCAGGACAACCGCTCGCCGGGCAGTCTCCCGGGAACCAAAACGCAGATGACCATCCGCTCGAAAACCTACAGGGGCAGCGGATTTAACGAACTGCGCTTCGAAGATGCGACTGATAATGAAGAAATTTTCCTGCACGCACAGAAAAATATGCAGGTGAAGGTACTCAACAGTAAAGACGTCCGAATTAATTACGACCGTTCTGTCAGTATTGGTCATGACGAATCACTGGTAGTAGCCAATGACAGGAAAGTGACTGTTGACGGGAAGCAGGATCACAAAACAACAAAAGACCACCTCAGTCTGGTTGAGGGTAATCATGGCCTGGAAGTAAAAGGCGATCTGGCGCAGAAGGTTGCAGGTGCCCTCGGGATCAGTGTTCAGGGTGATATTGTTTTGCAGAGCGACAGTAAAATCAGCTTGCGGGTGGGTGGCTCGTTTGTGGCGATACATGCAGGTGGTGTGGATATCAGAGGTCCCCTTATTAACCTCAACGGTGGGGGGAACCCCGGTGACGTTATTTTACCCATGCGCCCGGTGATACTCAAAGCAGCCGCTGGAAGCGGGTCAATGTTCGTGTCACATTGTCCGAAGGAGGAGCCGTAATGGAAGCAATACGGTATGCCATTATTGATGGCGCTATTGAGGAAGGGCTTCTGGAGTTTCTGAAAAAAATAAACTCTCCGCATTGCTGCCTGTATGCCGCCCCCATACAACCAGACCTGGTTGCATTAGCTCCCTATCTCGTAGAAGTTACCCCTGAAGTTGATACATGGCTACAAGCAAAAGATTCTCCGTGGGGAATCTATTTGACATCTGAATTAGGTTTGCGGGAACTACAACAACACTTCCGGCATTATCTCTGGAGTATAATTCCAGAGCAGAAAAAACCTGTATTAATGCGGTATTACGATCCACGCAATATATGGGCAATAACCAGTATTTTGACAGATCGTCAGCTTTTATCATTCATAGAACCTGTCGATAAGCTCAGTACTTATTATGGTGGTGAATACCTTGAGGAAAATTTTTCTTCAATGCGAAAATCTGAACCTGACAGGCTCCAGAAAGAGCACCCGACACTGCTGAGCTTTACTTATAGACAGTATAAAAAGCTAGAACAGCAGGCTCAGAAAAATTATATTGCCCAATTGTCTTGTTTTATCAATGAGAACGCTGAGAAGACGGACTTAATGATTTCATCAAAAAATGCGTTCTCAAAGAGTCTGGCGGTGGAATACTTCTCATTTTGTCAGTCGTTAAATATAACAGACGACCTTTCAATCAGAAACATGGTCCTTATATTACTTAAGAGAAGCATAATTGACACTCGAAACATACCCGAAGAATGGGATAGCATATTGAATGACCTGACATACCCAGGGCATAGCCGAGTTCAGAAACTGGCCTTACAGGAATTTGGTTCAAACCTACAACAAACAGGTTATGGGATATAGTTTATGACATCACCTTCATCAACTGCCGGGAAGGCTTGCGTAGATTGCGGCATACCTGATCCATGTATTCTTGATGTTATTACAGACTTTCCTGAGAATAAGGAAAAACATACATATTTAAAAGAATGGGTAGCTCGTTTTAAACTGTTGGATAAAGGGTATGGTTGTAAAGGCATAATTAATATTATATGTCAATGTGGCAAGACTGGAGAACATGATGCATGGTTAGAGGAAGCATCAGAAAACCATACTCAAAAATTGAAACTCGACGGAAGCCCTAATAATGTTACATTACATTATAATGGACAAAAAAGTGAGACAAATATCATTGATGCATTCCGTTCTCCGTGGGAATATCTGAGCTCTATTACCACTCCGTTTGGTGTATTTGATGAACCGGCACATTATACTGTAATGATAGATGGTTGTTATCAGGGTGGCCGTTATGTTGAAATAGACGTACATCCGATAATTGAAATTAGATTTACCACTGGATTCAGCTATGATATCACCTCATCAAAACGAGAACGCACAATTAAAGAACGTCGTGATGAACGAGTAAAAGCGCGCGAGGTGATGAATGATACCAAGCCTAAGAATAAGAACAAACTACGTGACGGATGGACAAACACTACAACTGAGTTTGAGTGGAGTAATAAAACTGCACTCACTGTAGAACTTGGTGTAAAAATAGGCAACGTTGAATATACACATAAGTATGAAGAGGAAATAAAAAAACTACGCCAAATGAAAACACTGGAACAGTTAAGAAGAGTAGATGCTCTTGTTGAGAACATTAGCAAATACTTCGCACCAGACCCTGAAAACAAAGAAAACACTCGTGAGTATTCATTATTTAGTGCTAAAATAGAGCCAACTAAAATCGGTATTTCATATGCTTATCAGTATATAGATATAGAGGATGGCCCCTGTCATTTTTATGGTTTAATGGGCAAGCCCTTTTTAGAAGCAAAGTTTAAATTCGATATAATTTCATTTATATGCGCATATTGTAAAGTTGAAACCCTGGTAAATCGGTGCCGTGAATACCTCAGTAAACATGGAACAAGCGTTGAATGTTATATAGAAATCTCGACAGGTATCAATCTTAATCTTGGTGCAGTCTATGCTGAAAAAGACAGTGCCTGGGATTTTAATATCCCCAAAAAAAATCAGATTTACCTGGGATTAAAAGGAGTAGTGAGTGCAACATTTGAGGCGGAAGTGTTTGTTGTTAAACTAGCCGCAAATACTAAAGCTACTATTGGAGCGGCAGCCGGATTTGATCTTGACCCTCATAATGATGGATTGGATCTGGCGTTATATCATGATGGTATTAAAGGGACATTTGAGTTTATTATTGACGTGTATTATAAACCAGGTAGCGATAATAAAAAACAACGACCAAAAAAAGAAAACAAGGTAAAGGAAGAATGGCTATTGTGCACTCCATTAAAGGCATCAAATTCACCATTACGCATTAATTTATATGGGAAAATGCGGCCATTAAGTAAACCAGTGGTTACCTCACCCGCACCGATAAAACCGTGGGCAATGGGGACAAACCCTGACTGGAATAACAATGAAGGGAATTACACAGGATATAATGACATTCCCCATCCTTATCAATAGAAGGCATGGTCTTTATGAAGATTAAATATCTGGTATCGGTTGTTTTACTGTCGGGAGGTATTATGGGAGCAGTACTTTATACAGGCGGTGAACCACAAAAAATTCGCAGTCGGTTCAGTATTCAGGAATCATACTGTGCCATCAAAACCAATGGTGTCACGGGGTATAGTAACCGGCGGTCTGCATGGGCAGAAAATGGTGATTCTACAGGTACCGCCACATCCAGTACGAATGCCATGATGCTCATGGAAAATGGTGAAAATGAAATCAGTCTGGAGATTGGCGCGCTGGGGTGGTTTTCTGATAAACCAGCCAGCGCAGAAGAGCGGGCGTGGTTTACACCACAGGCAGAATGCAGTCTGGATCTGGTTCGTTTTGTGAAACAGGATGAGACCACACTGTCATCAATAAAAGTGTCGATTAATCAGCAGGGAATACCTGAAGCACAGCCGGACAATGTCCATCCCGTGGTCCGAAAAGAAATGCTGGCGGAACAGGCAGAGCCCGGATTTATTGACCCGGATTATTTTGATGAAACCTATTTCCCGAAAGAAATGAAAGTATATCAGTTTACACAAAAAGTTACGGTGGAAGGGCTTCCTGAATGGGGCTGGACCAGAGCAACCCCGTTTATCGGCAGTGAGGAGCAACTACAAAAACTAAAAGCTGTATATACCGAAATGGCTGAAATTATTAACAGTCGGGATCGGGGCCGGCTTAAGGCTTTTGATAGTGAGGCGCTGAAAGCATGGTCAGTCACAACTGGCGACAGTGAAGATGCCATCCTGCTTTCACTGTATACAAAAGAAGAACTGGAGGGAGGAAAAGCCAGAATACTTCCTATAAAATGGGGAGATTACGCAATTAGAGTAATGAATAAGGGTCGTATGGTACAGTTATACAATAAATCTAAACCCGTATACTCCCCCCTGACCTACAGATTTATAGATGAAGATGGGGAGGAGGCCATGAGTTCTTATGCTCCGATTTTTTCTCTGATTAACGGCAAATTTATCCCTGTTACGTAATTACTCAAATTATACATTCGTGTATCCGGTAAAATGGTTATTGTTGAACTGAACATTTTACTGGTTATCTAATATTTCCCATCATTGTTATTTCGTAAAGGAGAAGTAAATGTCGTTAGCCGCTAAACTCGCCGACAAAGGCACCCAACATGACGGATATAATGAAACCGTCATTACTGCCGGTTCACCAACCGTGTTTATTGATGGATTACCTGCGGCTCGCCTTGGGGATCCATTG encodes:
- a CDS encoding Spy/CpxP family protein refolding chaperone, producing MMKMTRIALVAASLAVCSFTAQAANVEAAPSPSQDPLVQHLKLSNEQVKKIESLHQALEQNVAKIPMTGVKDGALIDMFQAGKWNESTVKSQLAAFSKIEEQTRYYRVKYYFDVSQVLTPEQRKQIRTDMANALAE
- a CDS encoding type VI secretion system Vgr family protein; this encodes MSLKGLRFTLDVEGLPETATAVVSFTLCQNLSIPFLLRVDIAGDQTGLSGPDFLEKNATLTLWQGSVPQRYLHGIITGVETRENNHWQMNYHLTLSSPLWRCGLRQNFRIFQQQDIQAISSTLLTENGVTDWVPSFYEAHPAREFCVQYGETDLSFLSRLWAEEGIFFFDWLHPTGPGQKLVLCDDVAGLSSLGSLPFNPNIREPSTECISEFRYRAQIRPSSVENQDYTFKTPGWPGYFSHHAENLNGQRSQYEIFDYPGRFKDVQHGQDFARYRAGGYRRDAEAATCVTNSPKLWPGKRFTLTGHPSPALNREWQVTGCVLKGEQPQALHGSQGEGTTLRNTVNVIPADRTWRPFPPPKPAVDGPQSAIVTGPKGEEIFCDEHGRVRVRFHWDRYCPGNEDSSCWIRVSQAWAGTGFGNLAIPRVGQEVIVNFLNGDPDQPIIMGRTYHQDNRSPGSLPGTKTQMTIRSKTYRGSGFNELRFEDATDNEEIFLHAQKNMQVKVLNSKDVRINYDRSVSIGHDESLVVANDRKVTVDGKQDHKTTKDHLSLVEGNHGLEVKGDLAQKVAGALGISVQGDIVLQSDSKISLRVGGSFVAIHAGGVDIRGPLINLNGGGNPGDVILPMRPVILKAAAGSGSMFVSHCPKEEP
- a CDS encoding DUF4123 domain-containing protein; this translates as MEAIRYAIIDGAIEEGLLEFLKKINSPHCCLYAAPIQPDLVALAPYLVEVTPEVDTWLQAKDSPWGIYLTSELGLRELQQHFRHYLWSIIPEQKKPVLMRYYDPRNIWAITSILTDRQLLSFIEPVDKLSTYYGGEYLEENFSSMRKSEPDRLQKEHPTLLSFTYRQYKKLEQQAQKNYIAQLSCFINENAEKTDLMISSKNAFSKSLAVEYFSFCQSLNITDDLSIRNMVLILLKRSIIDTRNIPEEWDSILNDLTYPGHSRVQKLALQEFGSNLQQTGYGI